The following proteins are encoded in a genomic region of Stutzerimonas stutzeri:
- a CDS encoding cation:proton antiporter family protein — translation MIEASWIAFAFVLGLAARSVGLPPLIGYLGAGFTLAGVGDRFGVGPQDSEILAHLAHLGVLLLLFTVGLKLKPSNLLRREVIGGGLLHFVVSSLLVLPAIQFFLDLDWRESLLLAIALSFSSTVLAAKVLEGKRELRAFHGRVAIGVLIIQDLIALVVMSIASGKVPSAWALLVFGLPLLRPLLFRLLDYSGHEELMVLLGLTLALVVGGLGFEHVGLSSELGALAFGAMLAKHKRAIELSNSLWAIKEIFLVGFFLQIGIGGLPDAHAMLFAGAIALLLPLKGALFFFLFVLFRLRARSAFLSAASLTNYSEFGLIVASVVLPQWLTPLAITVALSFVFSAQLNRISHPLYDRLAKRLIPLERNTRHPDEQPVSLGDAQILIMGMGRTGRAAYDHLSKQGWRLISLDSDPVTVEKSSDKGRQVLFADAEDQMFWESLEMNKVEAVILAMNDAEAKVISTRKLRGKGFQGLIVSHAMYEDIAQQIEEAGADRTYLTMSEAGAGLAENVARELQANR, via the coding sequence ATGATTGAAGCCAGCTGGATCGCGTTCGCCTTCGTCCTTGGGCTCGCCGCACGCTCCGTGGGTCTGCCACCATTGATCGGCTACCTGGGTGCCGGCTTTACCCTGGCAGGTGTCGGCGACCGTTTCGGCGTCGGCCCGCAGGACAGCGAAATCCTGGCCCACCTGGCCCATCTGGGCGTGTTGCTGTTGTTGTTCACCGTCGGCCTGAAGCTCAAGCCGAGCAACCTGCTGCGCCGCGAAGTGATCGGTGGCGGTTTGCTGCATTTCGTCGTCTCCAGCCTGCTGGTCCTGCCGGCGATCCAGTTCTTTCTCGACCTGGACTGGCGCGAGAGCCTGCTGCTGGCCATCGCGCTGTCCTTTTCCAGCACCGTGCTGGCGGCCAAGGTGCTCGAGGGCAAGCGCGAGCTGCGCGCTTTCCATGGGCGGGTCGCCATCGGCGTGCTGATCATTCAAGACCTCATCGCCCTGGTGGTGATGAGCATTGCCAGCGGCAAGGTGCCGTCGGCCTGGGCATTGCTGGTGTTCGGCCTGCCGCTGTTGCGGCCGCTGCTGTTCCGTCTGCTGGACTACAGCGGCCACGAGGAGCTGATGGTCCTGCTGGGTCTGACCCTGGCGCTGGTGGTGGGCGGGCTCGGCTTCGAGCATGTCGGCCTCAGTTCGGAACTGGGCGCACTGGCCTTCGGCGCCATGCTGGCCAAGCACAAGCGGGCGATCGAGCTGTCCAACTCGCTGTGGGCGATCAAGGAGATCTTTCTGGTCGGCTTTTTCCTGCAGATCGGCATCGGTGGGCTTCCAGACGCCCATGCGATGCTCTTCGCCGGCGCTATCGCGCTGCTGCTGCCGCTCAAGGGCGCGCTGTTCTTCTTTCTCTTCGTACTGTTTCGACTGCGCGCGCGTAGTGCCTTTCTCAGCGCCGCGAGCCTGACCAACTACAGCGAGTTCGGCCTGATCGTCGCCAGCGTCGTGCTACCGCAGTGGCTGACCCCGCTGGCAATCACCGTCGCCCTGTCATTCGTCTTTTCGGCGCAGCTCAACCGTATCTCCCACCCGCTCTACGATCGGCTGGCCAAACGGCTGATTCCGCTGGAGCGCAACACGCGCCATCCCGACGAACAACCCGTGTCGCTGGGCGATGCCCAGATCCTGATCATGGGCATGGGGCGCACCGGCCGTGCTGCCTACGATCACCTGAGCAAACAGGGCTGGCGGCTGATCAGCCTCGACTCGGACCCCGTAACGGTGGAAAAGAGCAGCGACAAGGGTCGCCAGGTCCTGTTTGCCGACGCCGAGGACCAGATGTTCTGGGAGAGCCTGGAAATGAACAAGGTCGAGGCGGTGATCCTGGCGATGAACGACGCCGAGGCAAAGGTCATATCGACGCGCAAGCTGCGCGGCAAAGGCTTCCAGGGGCTGATCGTCTCGCACGCCATGTACGAGGACATCGCCCAGCAGATCGAAGAAGCCGGCGCCGATCGCACCTACCTGACCATGAGCGAGGCCGGTGCAGGCCTCGCCGAGAACGTCGCGCGCGAGCTGCAGGCCAACCGCTAG
- a CDS encoding nucleobase:cation symporter-2 family protein produces the protein MTATESRGGDAPNQDLIYQLEDRPGPLPATFAAIQHVLASFVGVITPTLIIGGVLGLGDYVPYLVSMALFVSGIGTFIQAKRVGPIGAGMLCLQGTSFGFLSVILAAGFIVKNRGGSPEDILATLFGVSFCAAFVEIAVSRCIDKLRRIITPVVTGTIISLMGLSLIKVSMTDIAGGYGVENPGSLQNLALAGLVLGTIIVLNRFGMPLLRLSAVIVALVVGYFAAWMMGMVDFSSLATLPAVSVPQPFKFGFAFDWMAFIPVAVIFLITPLETAGDLTANSMISRQPVKGPLYLKRIKGGILGDGCSSLLAATFNSLPMTTFSQNNGVIQLTGVASRHVGLYIAGILILLALFPVVGGVLQLMPKPVLGGATLIMFGTVAIAGIKILAEAGLNRRNMLIVAISLGLGLGVAAVPEVLSNLPEVLKNIFGSPITIGAFSAILLNFFLPRDADEQDDYDPDNLIEDSLGTNTLAVNIPNYAEPDANATATDFRQQLTPTG, from the coding sequence ATGACCGCAACGGAATCCAGGGGCGGTGACGCTCCCAACCAGGACCTGATCTATCAACTCGAGGATCGTCCAGGTCCCCTCCCCGCCACCTTTGCCGCGATTCAGCACGTGCTGGCCAGCTTCGTCGGCGTCATTACTCCCACCCTGATCATCGGCGGCGTGCTGGGTCTGGGCGACTACGTCCCCTACCTGGTCAGCATGGCGCTGTTCGTCTCAGGCATCGGCACCTTCATCCAGGCCAAGCGGGTCGGCCCCATCGGCGCCGGCATGCTCTGCCTGCAGGGCACCAGCTTCGGCTTTCTCAGCGTGATTCTGGCGGCTGGTTTCATCGTCAAGAACCGCGGCGGCAGCCCTGAAGACATACTCGCCACGCTGTTCGGCGTCAGCTTCTGCGCCGCTTTCGTCGAGATCGCCGTCAGTCGCTGTATCGACAAACTGCGGCGGATCATCACGCCGGTGGTCACCGGTACCATCATCAGCCTGATGGGCCTGTCGCTGATCAAGGTCTCCATGACCGATATCGCCGGCGGCTACGGCGTCGAGAATCCCGGCTCGCTGCAGAACCTCGCGCTGGCGGGTCTGGTGCTCGGCACCATCATCGTCCTCAACCGATTCGGCATGCCCTTGCTGCGGCTGTCGGCGGTCATCGTCGCGCTGGTGGTCGGCTATTTCGCCGCCTGGATGATGGGCATGGTGGATTTCTCCAGCCTCGCCACACTGCCGGCGGTCAGCGTGCCGCAGCCGTTCAAGTTCGGTTTTGCCTTCGACTGGATGGCGTTCATCCCGGTGGCGGTGATTTTCCTGATCACCCCCCTCGAGACGGCAGGCGATCTGACCGCCAACTCGATGATCTCGCGCCAGCCGGTCAAGGGACCGCTGTATCTCAAGCGAATCAAGGGCGGCATCCTCGGTGACGGTTGCAGCTCGCTGCTGGCGGCCACCTTCAACAGCCTGCCGATGACCACCTTCAGCCAGAACAACGGGGTCATCCAGCTGACCGGCGTTGCCAGCCGCCACGTGGGCCTGTACATCGCCGGCATTCTGATTCTGCTCGCGCTGTTCCCGGTGGTCGGCGGCGTTCTGCAGCTGATGCCCAAGCCGGTCCTCGGCGGCGCCACGCTGATCATGTTCGGTACGGTCGCGATCGCCGGGATCAAGATCCTCGCCGAAGCCGGTCTGAACCGCCGCAACATGCTTATCGTCGCGATCTCGCTCGGCCTTGGGCTGGGTGTAGCAGCGGTCCCGGAAGTGCTGAGCAACCTCCCCGAGGTGCTGAAGAACATCTTTGGCTCGCCGATCACCATCGGTGCCTTCAGCGCCATCCTGCTCAATTTCTTCCTGCCTCGCGATGCGGATGAACAGGACGACTACGACCCTGACAACCTGATCGAAGACTCGCTCGGCACCAACACGCTGGCGGTCAACATCCCCAACTATGCCGAGCCAGACGCCAACGCAACCGCCACCGACTTCAGACAGCAACTGACCCCAACGGGCTGA
- a CDS encoding outer membrane protein OmpK, whose amino-acid sequence MNFRLAPLSLALAGSLLAAPAFADGMLQWQNNSLTYLYGKNFKVDAGEIQQTITFEHASGWSWGDMFLFVDNKWYNGLSGGDGHTYYGEFSPRLSFGKLTGQDMSFGPIKDVLLAATYERGESTNGVPNQNYLLGPAVDLNVPGFDRMAINVYYRKPDGTTGKPSGQWQITPTWAMTIPVGKSDILFDGYIDWVVNDAGSERRGDFVSKNLHINPQIKYDLGKALDGEPGKLYVGIEYDYWSDKYGIEDGGFVSRNFVGSTDQNTASLLVKAHF is encoded by the coding sequence ATGAACTTCAGACTCGCTCCCCTCTCGCTGGCGCTGGCCGGCAGCCTGCTCGCCGCACCGGCCTTCGCCGACGGCATGCTGCAATGGCAGAACAACAGCCTGACCTATCTGTACGGCAAGAACTTCAAGGTCGATGCCGGCGAGATCCAACAGACCATTACCTTCGAACATGCCAGTGGCTGGAGCTGGGGCGACATGTTCCTGTTCGTCGACAACAAGTGGTACAACGGCCTGTCCGGCGGCGACGGCCACACCTACTACGGCGAGTTCAGCCCACGCCTGTCGTTCGGCAAGCTGACCGGGCAGGACATGAGCTTCGGCCCGATCAAAGACGTGCTGCTGGCAGCGACTTACGAGCGCGGAGAAAGCACCAACGGCGTGCCGAACCAGAACTACCTGCTCGGCCCGGCAGTGGATTTGAACGTTCCGGGCTTCGATCGCATGGCGATCAACGTCTATTACCGCAAGCCCGACGGCACGACCGGCAAGCCGTCCGGCCAATGGCAGATCACCCCGACCTGGGCGATGACCATTCCGGTGGGCAAATCCGACATCCTGTTCGACGGATATATCGACTGGGTGGTCAACGATGCCGGCTCCGAGCGTCGCGGCGACTTCGTCTCGAAGAACCTGCACATCAACCCCCAGATCAAGTACGACCTGGGCAAGGCGCTCGATGGCGAGCCGGGCAAGCTGTATGTCGGCATCGAGTACGACTACTGGTCGGACAAGTACGGCATCGAAGACGGCGGCTTCGTCAGCCGCAACTTCGTCGGCTCGACGGACCAGAACACCGCGAGCCTGCTGGTCAAAGCGCATTTCTGA
- a CDS encoding acyltransferase family protein — MQKLSLGVRDNNFDFLRFVAATFVLLGHCFWLSGRLPEEPLRPLTGGTDVADLAVDAFFIISGFLITASYLHGSGNVSFILKRALRIFPGLAFAVAFALLIIGPLTTPLPLSEYFADSKTAAFLTNIFLMTRYELPGVFSNNPFPEVVNGSFWTLPLEGLMYCSVLLLGALKLLTRRMVILGLGVLMVGQFFVLPALGVESVTILKLFHLGLFFYGGAALYLYQDQVRWDGRIALLLLAAWVLALGSPAWFIVHMLTLPYLVIYLAYARLPKIAHFGKHGDFSYGMYIFGFPVQQLIIHWFGADINLALLALSSLVVTLCFAVLSWRLVEAPALRLKRYTDLKFLRADAR, encoded by the coding sequence ATGCAAAAACTGTCATTAGGCGTGCGCGACAACAATTTCGACTTTCTGCGTTTCGTTGCCGCGACCTTCGTCCTGCTGGGCCATTGCTTCTGGCTAAGCGGACGCCTACCGGAAGAACCGCTGCGCCCTTTGACCGGCGGGACCGACGTGGCAGACCTGGCGGTCGATGCCTTCTTTATCATCAGTGGTTTTCTGATCACCGCGTCCTACCTGCATGGGAGCGGCAACGTCAGCTTCATCCTCAAGCGCGCGCTGCGCATCTTTCCAGGTCTGGCCTTCGCGGTGGCGTTCGCGCTTCTGATCATTGGCCCATTAACAACGCCGCTGCCGCTGAGCGAATACTTCGCTGACAGCAAAACCGCCGCCTTCCTGACCAACATCTTCCTGATGACCCGCTACGAGCTGCCGGGCGTCTTTTCCAACAATCCGTTTCCTGAGGTGGTCAACGGATCGTTCTGGACCCTTCCACTGGAAGGCCTGATGTATTGCAGTGTGCTGCTGCTCGGTGCGCTGAAGCTGCTCACGCGTCGGATGGTCATCCTTGGACTGGGCGTATTGATGGTCGGGCAGTTCTTTGTGCTGCCGGCCCTGGGCGTGGAAAGCGTAACCATCCTCAAACTGTTCCACCTGGGCCTGTTCTTCTATGGTGGGGCTGCGCTCTACCTCTATCAGGACCAGGTACGCTGGGATGGACGCATCGCGCTGTTGCTACTGGCTGCCTGGGTGCTGGCGCTGGGAAGCCCGGCGTGGTTCATCGTGCACATGCTCACCCTGCCCTACCTGGTGATTTACCTGGCCTATGCACGGTTGCCGAAGATCGCGCATTTCGGCAAGCACGGCGACTTCTCCTACGGCATGTACATCTTCGGTTTCCCCGTCCAGCAGCTGATCATCCACTGGTTCGGCGCCGATATAAACCTGGCGCTGCTCGCACTTTCGAGCCTGGTCGTCACGCTGTGCTTCGCCGTGCTGTCATGGCGCCTGGTGGAGGCTCCCGCATTGCGCCTCAAGCGTTACACCGACCTGAAGTTCCTGCGCGCCGACGCTCGCTGA
- a CDS encoding methyl-accepting chemotaxis protein translates to MPFMQRSIQWQLIVSMGAALLTSMLIVILVYSSAVNRLAERYLVGQALPANVSAIRNDIERTLAAPITATASIAKNSLVQDWLQNGESADLANAMGRYLSGVKAQQNALATSIAVLGSGNYYSDAGLSRTLSRQAAGDAWFYGLIDSGIERRFEIDIDKASRLPTLFINQRIEAGGKTLGVAGLGYSLKSMSELISNFHFGERGEVYLINATGRVKVHPRTENNDQTELSALTGPEAAQQLLKGSHEAVRFERDGETFLAIAQPLESIGWVLVSEVPEAEIFAEARHTLWTISLIGGCIALFFLALVVLLARGLVKPIRQVTHALVEIGGGGGDLTRRLDESRADELGDLARGFNRFIGSLRELIGDVLNTSQQLRTAVGQVAQVVDNTATRAGRQHEMTDMVATAVHEMGLTVQEIARNASNAAQASQGARSEAMQARKVVGDSIAHIEKMSGDIGHAAESVTDLAQQVASIDKVLAVIRSISEQTNLLALNAAIEAARAGEMGRGFAVVADEVRTLASRTQASTDEIQQMIQGLKSGAENAVNSMHAGQAATGTGVEASQRTGQSLGAITEQVEAISDMNTQVAAATEEQSSVTEEITHNVQGIADLAQATASDVQGCLEDCRALSRLADDLSRQMGSFKL, encoded by the coding sequence ATGCCGTTCATGCAACGTAGTATTCAGTGGCAGCTGATTGTCAGCATGGGGGCGGCGCTGCTCACCAGCATGCTGATCGTCATCCTGGTCTATTCGTCGGCGGTCAATCGGCTGGCCGAGCGCTACCTGGTCGGCCAGGCACTGCCCGCCAATGTCTCCGCGATCCGTAACGATATCGAACGAACCTTGGCGGCACCCATTACCGCCACGGCCTCGATTGCCAAAAACAGCCTGGTTCAGGACTGGTTGCAGAACGGCGAAAGTGCCGACCTCGCCAATGCCATGGGCCGCTATCTCAGTGGCGTCAAGGCGCAGCAGAACGCCCTGGCCACCTCCATCGCCGTACTGGGCAGTGGCAACTACTACTCGGACGCCGGCCTGTCGCGCACCCTCAGCCGCCAGGCGGCTGGCGACGCCTGGTTCTATGGCTTGATCGACAGCGGCATCGAGCGGCGCTTCGAAATCGACATCGATAAGGCCTCTCGGCTACCGACGCTGTTCATCAACCAGCGCATCGAAGCCGGGGGCAAGACGCTGGGCGTCGCCGGGCTGGGCTACAGCCTGAAAAGCATGTCCGAGCTGATCAGCAACTTTCACTTCGGCGAGCGTGGCGAGGTCTATCTGATCAACGCCACGGGGCGTGTCAAAGTCCATCCGCGTACCGAGAACAACGACCAGACCGAACTCAGCGCGCTGACCGGCCCCGAAGCGGCGCAGCAACTGCTGAAGGGTAGTCACGAAGCGGTGCGTTTCGAGCGTGATGGCGAGACTTTCCTGGCCATCGCTCAGCCGCTGGAAAGCATCGGCTGGGTATTGGTCAGCGAAGTACCGGAAGCGGAAATCTTCGCCGAGGCGCGCCATACCCTCTGGACCATCAGCCTGATCGGCGGCTGCATCGCGTTGTTCTTCCTCGCTCTGGTGGTGCTGCTGGCGCGCGGGCTGGTCAAGCCGATTCGCCAGGTGACCCATGCCCTCGTGGAGATTGGCGGCGGCGGCGGCGATCTGACCCGTCGTCTGGATGAAAGCCGTGCCGATGAGCTCGGCGATCTGGCCCGCGGATTCAACCGCTTCATCGGCAGCCTGCGTGAACTGATCGGTGATGTGCTCAATACCAGCCAGCAGCTGCGTACGGCTGTCGGGCAGGTGGCTCAGGTGGTCGACAATACCGCCACGCGTGCCGGGCGCCAGCATGAGATGACCGACATGGTCGCCACCGCTGTGCATGAAATGGGCCTGACGGTGCAGGAGATCGCCCGTAACGCCAGCAATGCTGCCCAGGCTTCGCAAGGCGCCCGTAGCGAAGCGATGCAGGCGCGCAAAGTGGTCGGTGATTCCATCGCACACATCGAGAAGATGTCCGGCGATATCGGGCACGCGGCCGAATCCGTAACCGATCTGGCGCAGCAGGTGGCCTCAATCGACAAGGTGCTGGCAGTGATACGCAGCATCTCCGAGCAGACCAATCTGTTGGCGCTAAACGCCGCCATCGAGGCCGCGCGCGCCGGTGAAATGGGCCGTGGCTTCGCCGTGGTGGCCGATGAGGTCCGCACCCTGGCGAGCCGTACCCAGGCATCCACCGATGAAATTCAGCAAATGATCCAGGGCCTCAAGAGCGGCGCTGAAAACGCGGTCAACTCGATGCACGCTGGCCAGGCGGCGACGGGCACGGGTGTGGAGGCCAGCCAGCGCACCGGGCAATCGCTTGGCGCAATTACCGAGCAGGTCGAGGCGATCAGCGACATGAACACTCAGGTGGCCGCGGCGACGGAAGAGCAGAGCAGCGTGACCGAGGAGATCACCCACAACGTGCAGGGTATCGCCGACCTGGCCCAGGCCACGGCCAGCGACGTTCAGGGCTGCCTCGAAGACTGCCGGGCGCTAAGCCGCCTGGCGGACGACCTGAGCCGGCAGATGGGCAGTTTCAAGCTGTGA
- a CDS encoding substrate-binding periplasmic protein encodes MKTLIASIALTFVTTALAEQSYVIGVEQADFLPHYSGDSQGNYRGFARDLLDQFTAHAGVRLTLRVMPVDALLPALLAGQIDAKYPDNPSWSVQAKSAQQVHYSQPVVNYVDGVMVAPRRVGLGIDGLRRLAVVDGWTPRGYEDRIRANQMQMVSSNSLPRMVRQALLKDTDGGYYNVVVAAYYLNNLRAKPGVLVFDPDLPHTRGTFHLSSIEHSDLIERFDRFLTEQRAEVAALKDKHQVEANLSSDYIGMEQWKVDFLERQKRKHAAGD; translated from the coding sequence ATGAAGACCCTCATCGCATCGATTGCCCTGACATTCGTGACGACCGCATTGGCGGAGCAGAGCTATGTGATCGGGGTCGAACAGGCCGATTTTCTTCCGCACTACAGCGGCGACAGCCAAGGCAACTATCGCGGCTTTGCACGCGATCTGCTCGACCAGTTCACGGCGCACGCCGGCGTTCGCCTGACGCTCCGCGTGATGCCCGTCGACGCCCTGCTTCCGGCACTGCTCGCCGGTCAGATCGATGCCAAGTATCCGGACAACCCGAGCTGGTCGGTGCAGGCAAAAAGCGCACAGCAGGTCCACTACAGCCAGCCGGTGGTGAACTACGTGGATGGTGTAATGGTTGCGCCTCGTCGCGTAGGGCTGGGCATCGACGGGCTGAGGCGTCTGGCTGTGGTGGATGGCTGGACCCCCAGAGGCTACGAAGATCGGATTCGGGCCAACCAGATGCAAATGGTGAGCAGCAACAGCTTGCCGCGCATGGTCCGGCAGGCCCTGCTCAAGGACACCGATGGCGGCTATTACAACGTAGTGGTGGCCGCCTATTACCTGAACAACCTGCGCGCCAAACCGGGGGTGCTGGTGTTCGATCCCGATCTGCCACATACCCGCGGTACGTTCCACCTCTCCAGCATCGAGCATTCCGATCTGATCGAGCGTTTCGATCGCTTTCTCACCGAGCAGCGGGCCGAAGTCGCCGCGTTGAAAGACAAGCATCAGGTGGAGGCCAATCTGTCCTCGGATTACATCGGAATGGAGCAGTGGAAGGTCGACTTTCTTGAGCGCCAGAAGCGCAAGCACGCCGCAGGCGACTGA
- a CDS encoding TetR/AcrR family transcriptional regulator: MSSIRERNKELILRAASEEFAEKGFAASKTSDIANRAGLPKPNVYYYFKSKENLYREVLDSIVEPLLRASAPFNQPGEPADVLRAYIRTKIRISREHACASKVFASEIMHGAPHLPAERAEQLNAQASHNVARIQGWIDQGLMAKVDPNHLMFSIWAATQTYADFDWQISTVTGKTKLEDADYEAAAETIIRMVIKGCEVKEAAVAS, encoded by the coding sequence ATGTCCAGTATCCGCGAGCGCAACAAAGAACTGATCCTGCGCGCTGCCAGCGAAGAGTTCGCCGAGAAGGGCTTCGCCGCCAGCAAGACCAGCGATATCGCCAACCGCGCGGGGTTGCCCAAGCCCAACGTCTACTATTACTTCAAGAGCAAGGAAAACCTCTATCGTGAGGTGCTCGACAGCATCGTCGAGCCGCTGCTGCGGGCCTCTGCCCCGTTCAACCAGCCTGGCGAACCAGCCGATGTGCTGCGCGCCTACATCCGCACCAAGATCCGTATTTCGCGCGAGCACGCCTGCGCATCCAAAGTGTTCGCCAGTGAAATCATGCACGGAGCGCCTCACCTGCCTGCCGAGCGCGCCGAGCAGCTGAACGCACAGGCTAGCCACAACGTTGCCCGAATACAGGGTTGGATCGATCAGGGCCTGATGGCCAAGGTGGACCCCAATCACCTGATGTTCAGCATCTGGGCCGCCACCCAGACCTATGCCGATTTCGACTGGCAGATTTCCACGGTCACGGGCAAAACCAAGCTCGAGGATGCCGATTACGAAGCGGCCGCGGAGACGATCATCCGCATGGTCATCAAGGGTTGCGAGGTGAAGGAAGCGGCCGTCGCGAGCTGA
- a CDS encoding putative bifunctional diguanylate cyclase/phosphodiesterase, producing MTASRNSLSRKLLRVVLLSALGVGLVLSCAQIVFDAYKTRQLISAEAQRILRMTRDPSTQAIYSLDREMGAQVMEGLFQHESIRKASIGHPGDEPLAFKSRPLLSLPTRWLTDPILGRDQDFSIPLIGRPPYNEYYGDLNITLDTARYGEDFISNSAVIFVVGILRALVLGLLLYLIYEWLLTRPLTRLIEHMSRINPGRPGEHSLPMPKGHERNELGLWVDTANGLLAAIEHNMQLRYAAENSLQRMTQYDSLTGLPNRQQLQQQLDNLLGEAARTQRRVAVLCLGLDDFKGLNEQYSYQNGDRMLIALADRLRALSGRVGALARLGGDQFVLVLFGFEEPYEAAELAQKVLDDLERPVALDDQSVRLRATIGITLYPEDGDSTEKLLQKAEQTMTLAKSRSRNRYQFYVASIDSEMRARRDLQNDLAEAVKRGEFHLVYQPQIDYRLKRITGVEALLRWMHPSGKLVPPDIFIPLAEQNGSILGIGEWVLNEACRQLSEWHRQGFGGLRMAVNLSTVQLHHAELPDMISNLLRTHQLPPETLELEVTETGLMEDIAAATHNLHSLRRSGALIAIDDFGTGYSSLSYLKSLPLDKIKIDKSFVRDMAADEGDTTIVRAIIQLGKSLGMLVIAEGVETAEQERYLIDEGCNEGQGYYYSKPVPATELAPLLRQSLRVDRLDSQPL from the coding sequence TTGACCGCATCGCGCAACAGCCTGTCGAGAAAGCTGCTTCGTGTCGTCCTGCTGTCCGCCCTGGGCGTTGGGCTGGTGTTGAGCTGCGCACAGATCGTCTTCGATGCCTACAAGACCCGCCAGTTGATCAGCGCCGAGGCGCAGCGAATCCTGCGCATGACCCGCGACCCCTCGACCCAGGCCATCTACAGCCTGGACCGCGAAATGGGCGCGCAAGTGATGGAGGGCCTGTTCCAGCATGAATCGATTCGCAAGGCGTCGATCGGGCACCCGGGCGACGAGCCGCTGGCATTTAAATCGCGCCCCTTGCTGTCACTTCCCACACGCTGGCTGACCGACCCGATCCTCGGTCGTGATCAGGACTTTTCCATCCCCTTGATCGGCCGCCCGCCCTACAACGAGTATTACGGCGACCTGAACATCACCCTGGATACGGCCCGCTACGGAGAGGATTTCATCAGCAATTCGGCGGTGATCTTCGTCGTCGGTATCCTCCGTGCCCTGGTCCTGGGGCTGTTGCTCTACCTGATCTACGAGTGGCTGCTGACGCGGCCGCTGACCAGGCTGATCGAGCATATGTCGCGCATCAACCCGGGCCGTCCCGGCGAACATTCCCTGCCCATGCCCAAGGGACACGAGCGAAACGAACTGGGGCTGTGGGTAGACACAGCCAACGGCCTGCTCGCCGCCATCGAACACAACATGCAGTTGCGCTACGCGGCGGAAAACAGCTTGCAACGCATGACCCAGTACGACTCGCTGACCGGCCTTCCCAACCGCCAGCAGTTGCAGCAGCAGCTCGACAATCTTCTCGGCGAAGCGGCGCGGACCCAACGCCGAGTGGCGGTGCTCTGCCTCGGCCTGGACGACTTCAAGGGCCTGAACGAGCAATACAGCTACCAGAACGGCGACCGGATGCTGATCGCACTAGCGGACCGCTTACGTGCCCTGAGCGGGCGTGTCGGGGCGCTGGCTCGTCTGGGCGGCGACCAGTTCGTGCTGGTCCTGTTCGGTTTCGAGGAACCCTACGAAGCAGCAGAGTTGGCGCAGAAGGTGCTGGACGACCTGGAGCGACCGGTCGCTCTCGATGACCAATCCGTACGCCTGCGCGCCACGATCGGCATCACGCTGTATCCGGAAGACGGCGACAGCACCGAAAAGCTGCTGCAGAAGGCCGAGCAGACCATGACCCTGGCCAAAAGCCGCTCGCGCAACCGTTATCAGTTCTACGTCGCCAGCATCGACAGCGAGATGCGGGCGCGCCGGGACCTGCAGAACGACCTGGCAGAAGCGGTGAAGCGCGGTGAGTTCCACCTGGTCTACCAACCGCAGATCGATTACCGCCTCAAGCGCATTACTGGCGTAGAAGCACTGCTGCGCTGGATGCATCCGAGCGGCAAGCTGGTACCGCCGGATATTTTCATTCCCCTGGCCGAGCAGAACGGCAGCATTCTCGGCATCGGCGAATGGGTGCTGAACGAGGCCTGCCGTCAGTTGAGCGAATGGCATCGCCAAGGCTTCGGCGGTCTGCGCATGGCGGTCAACCTGTCCACGGTGCAGCTGCACCACGCCGAGCTACCGGACATGATCAGCAACCTGCTGCGCACCCATCAGCTTCCGCCCGAAACCCTGGAGCTGGAAGTCACCGAAACCGGCCTGATGGAAGACATCGCCGCCGCGACCCACAACCTGCACAGCTTGCGTCGCTCCGGCGCGCTGATCGCGATCGATGATTTCGGCACCGGGTATTCTTCGCTCAGCTACCTCAAGAGCCTGCCGCTGGACAAGATCAAGATCGACAAGAGCTTCGTGCGCGACATGGCCGCGGATGAAGGCGACACCACCATCGTCAGGGCCATCATCCAGCTGGGCAAGAGTCTCGGCATGCTGGTGATCGCCGAGGGCGTGGAGACCGCCGAGCAGGAGCGCTACCTCATCGACGAAGGCTGTAATGAAGGCCAGGGCTACTATTACAGCAAGCCCGTACCAGCGACCGAATTGGCCCCTCTGCTGCGCCAATCCCTGCGTGTCGATCGACTCGACTCACAGCCGTTATGA